One genomic window of Arvicola amphibius chromosome 4, mArvAmp1.2, whole genome shotgun sequence includes the following:
- the Fasn gene encoding fatty acid synthase: MEEVVIAGISGKLPESENLQEFWANLIGGVDMVTDDDRRWKAGLYGLPRRSGKLKDLSKFDASFFGVHPKQAHTMDPQLRLLLEVSYEAIVDAGINPASLRGTNTGVWVGVSGSEASEALSRDPETLLGYSMVGCQRAMMANRLSFFFDFKGPSIALDTACSSSLLALQNAYHAIRSGECPAALVGGINLLLKPNTSVQFMKLGMLSPEGTCKSFDDSGNGYCRSEAVVAVLLTKKSLARRVYATVLNAGTNTDGCKEQGVTFPSGVAQEQLIQSLYRPAGLAPESLEYIEAHGTGTKVGDPQELNSIVRALCASRQGPLLIGSTKSNMGHPEPASGLAALAKVLLSLEHGVWAPNLHFHNPNPEIPALLDGRLQVVDKPLPVRGGNVGINSFGFGGSNVHIILQPNTRQAPAPAPHAALPRLLHASGRTVEAVQGLLEHGRQHSQDLAFVSMLNDIAATPTAAMPFRGYTVLGVEGDVQEVQQVSASRRPLWFICSGMGTQWRGMGLSLMRLDSFRESILRSDEAVKPLGVKVSDLLLSTDESTFDDIVHAFVSLTAIQIALIDLLTSVGLKPDGIIGHSLGEVACGYADGCLSQREAVLAAYWRGQCIKDARLPAGSMAAVGLSWEECKQRCPPGVVPACHNSEDTVTISGPQAAVSEFVEQLKQEGVFAKEVRTGGLAFHSYFMEGIAPMLLQALKKVIREPRPRSARWLSTSIPEAQWQSSLARTSSAEYNVNNLVSPVLFQEALWHVPENAVLLEIAPHALLQAVLKRGVKPSCTIIPLMKRDHKDNLEFFLTNLGKVHLTGIDVNPNALFPPVEFPAPRGTPLISPHIKWDHSQTWDVPAAEHFPSGSSSSSATVYNIDAGPESPDHYLVDHCIDSRAIFPATGYLCLVWKTLARSLGLSLEETPVVFEDVTLHQATILPKTGTVSLEVRLLEASHAFEVSDSSNLIVSGKVYQWEDPDSKLFDHPVALSAPESAPASRLTQTEVYRELRLRGYDYGPHFQGIFEASLKGEQGKLLWKDNWVTFLDTMLQISILGDSQQSLRLPTRVTSIHIDPATHLQKVYTLEGENQVADVTMSLCLGSTVSGGVHISRLHTTAAPRRQQEQLVPTLEKFIFTPHVEAGCLSESPALQRELQLCKDLAQALQTKATQQGLKMAAPELEDPSQHGLSRLLAAACQLQLNGNLQLELGEALAQERFLLPEDPLISGLLHSQALKACIDTALENLPSLKMKVVEVLAGEGHLYSYIPELLNTQPMLQLEYTATDQHPQALQDIQTKLQQYDVAQDQWNPEDPAPSSLGAFDLLVCNCAVARLGNPVSALSNMVDALKEGGFLLMHTVLRGHSLGEILASLPSAVQPGPSLLSQEEWESLFSKKGLRLVALKKSFYGTALFLYRRATPQDNPLFLPVEDTSFQWVDSLKSILVTSSSQPVWLTAMDCPTSGVVGLVNCLRKEPGGHRIRCILLSNLSSTSHTPKLDPGSPELRKVLETDLVMNVYRDGAWGAFRHFLLEQDKPEEQTSHAFINVLTRGDLASIRWVCSPLKHAQPASPGAQLCTVYYASLNFRDIMLATGKLSPDAIPGKWANRDCMLGMEFSGRDRGGRRVMGLVPAEGLATSVLLSPDFLWEVPSSWTLEEAASVPVVYTTAYYSLVVRGRVQRGETVLIHSGSGGVGQAAISIALSLGCRVFTTVGSAEKRAYLQARFPQLDDTSFANSRDTSFEQHVLLHTGGKGVDLVLNSLAEEKLQASVRCLAQHGRFLEIGKFDLSNNHPLGMAIFLKNVTFHGILLDALFEENNESWREVAALLQAGIRDGVVKPLKCTVFPKTQVEDAFRYMAQGRHIGKVVVQVREEEPETVLPGVQPTLISAIAKTFCPAHKSYIITGGLGGFGLELARWLVLRGAQRLVLTSRSGIRTGYQAKQVREWRRQGVHVLVSTSNASSLEGARALITEATKLGPVGGVFNLAMVLRDAMLENQTPELFQDVNKPKYSGTLNLDRATREACPELDYFVAFSSVSCGRGNAGQTNYGFANSAMERICEQRQHDGLPGLAVQWGAIGDVGIVLEAMGTNDTVIGGTLPQRIASCMEVLDLFLNQPYAVLSSFVLAEKKAVAHGGGEGQRDLVKAVAHILGIRDLAGVNLDSSLADLGLDSLMGVEVRQVLEHEHNLVLPMREVRQLTLRKLQELSSKTGSASEATAPKSKNDSALKPAQLNLSTLLVNPEGPTLTRLNSVQSSERPLFLVHPIEGSTTVFHNLAAKLSVPTYGLQCTKAAPLDSIPNLAAYYIDCIKQVQPEGPYRVAGYSFGACVAFEMCSQLQAQQGPAPTHNSLFLFDGSHTFVLAYTQSYRAKMTPGCEAEAEAEAICFFVKQFIDAEHNKMLEALLPLKSLEDRVTAAVDLITKSHRSLDRRELSFAALSFYHKLRAADQYKPKAKYHGNVTLLRAKTGGTYGEDLGADYNLSQVCDGKVSVHIIEGDHRTLLEGSGLESIISIIHSSLAEPRVSVREG; this comes from the exons ATGGAGGAGGTGGTGATAGCCGGCATTTCGGGCAAGTTGCCTGAGTCAGAGAACCTGCAGGAGTTCTGGGCCAACCTCATTGGTGGTGTGGACATGGTCACAGACGATGACAGGCGATGGAAGGCCG GGCTCTATGGTCTGCCCAGGCGGTCTGGAAAGCTGAAGGACCTGTCCAAGTTCGACGCCTCCTTCTTTGGGGTCCACCCCAAGCAGGCTCACACAATGGACCCCCAGCTCCGGCTGCTGCTGGAAGTCAGCTATGAGGCTATTGTGGACGCAG GCATCAACCCAGCCTCGCTCCGAGGAACAAACACTGGTGTCTGGGTGGGTGTGAGTGGTTCCGAGGCATCGGAGGCCCTGAGCAGAGATCCTGAGACACTCCTGGGCTACAGCATGGTGGGCTGCCAGCGAGCCATGATGGCCAATCGGCTCTCCTTCTTCTTCGACTTCAAAG GGCCCAGCATTGCCCTGGACACAGCCTGCTCCTCCAGCCTGCTGGCGCTACAGAATGCCTATCATGCCATCCGCAGTGGGGAATGCCCTGCTGCCCTTGTGGGTGGCATCAACTTGCTGCTGAAACCCAACACCTCTGTGCAGTTCATGAAGCTGGGCATGCTCAGCCCAGAGGGTACCTGCAAGTCCTTTGATGACTCAG GGAATGGATATTGTCGCTCTGAGGCTGTGGTGGCGGTTCTGCTGACTAAGAAGTCCCTGGCCCGGCGGGTCTATGCCACTGTACTGAATGCTGGCACCAACACAGATGGCTGCAAGGAGCAAG GTGTGACGTTCCCCTCTGGGGTAGCCCAGGAGCAACTCATCCAGTCACTGTACCGGCCAGCCGGCCTGGCCCCTGAGTCCCTCGAGTACATTGAAGCCCATGGCACGGGCACCAAG GTGGGTGACCCCCAGGAGCTGAACAGCATTGTGCGAGCCCTGTGTGCCTCCCGCCAGGGCCCTCTGTTAATCGGGTCCACCAAATCCAACATGGGACACCCTGAGCCTGCCTCAGGACTTGCAGCCCTGGCTAAG GTGCTGCTATCCCTGGAACATGGGGTTTGGGCCCCCAACCTGCATTTCCACAACCCCAACCCTGAAATCCCAGCCCTTCTTGATGGGCGGCTGCAGGTGGTGGATAAGCCCCTGCCTGTTCGTGGTGGCAATGTGGGTATCAACTCTTTTGGCTTTGGAGGTTCCAACGTCCACATCATCCTCCAGCCGAACACACGGCAGGCCCCTGCTCCTGCGCCACATGCTGCCCTTCCCCGTTTGCTGCACGCTAGTGGACGAACTGTAGAGGCGGTGCAAGGCCTGCTGGAACACGGCcgccagcacagccaggacttgGCCTTTGTGAGCATGCTCAATGACATTGCAGCCACCCCTACAGCAGCCATGCCCTTCAGGGGTTATACTGTGCTGGGTGTTGAGGGAGATGTCCAGGAAGTGCAGCAAGTGTCCGCCAGCAGACGCCCACTCTGGTTCATCTGCTCAG GGATGGGCACGCAGTGGCGCGGGATGGGGCTGAGCCTCATGCGCCTGGACAGCTTCCGCGAGTCTATTCTGCGATCTGATGAGGCTGTGAAACCTTTGGGAGTAAAAGTGTCAGACCTGCTGCTGAGCACAGATGAGAGCACCTTCGATGACATCGTGCATGCCTTTGTGAGCCTCACTGCCATCCAG ATCGCTCTCATAGACCTGCTGACCTCTGTGGGGCTGAAACCTGATGGCATCATCGGGCACTCGCTGGGAGAAGTTGCCTGTGGCTATGCCGATGGCTGTCTCTCCCAGAGGGAGGCTGTGCTTGCCGCCTACTGGAGAGGCCAGTGCATCAAGGATGCCCGCCTCCCAGCTGGGTCCATGGCAGCTGTTG GTTTGTCATGGGAGGAATGTAAACAGCGCTGCCCCCCTGGTGTGGTGCCTGCCTGTCACAACTCTGAGGACACTGTGACCATCTCTGGACCTCAG GCCGCGGTGAGTGAGTTCGTGGAGCAGCTCAAGCAAGAGGGTGTGTTTGCCAAGGAGGTGCGGACAGGTGGCCTTGCCTTCCACTCCTACTTCATGGAGGGCATTGCCCCCATGCTGCTGCAGGCTCTTAAGAAG GTGATCCGGGAACCACGGCCACGCTCAGCTCGCTGGCTCAGCACCTCCATTCCTGAGGCCCAGTGGCAGAGCAGCCTGGCCCGCACATCTTCTGCTGAGTACAACGTCAACAACTTGGTGAGCCCCGTGCTCTTCCAGGAAGCTCTGTGGCATGTCCCCGAGAATGCTGTGCTGCTGGAGATTGCTCCCCACGCACTGCTGCAG GCTGTCCTGAAGCGGGGCGTGAAGCCTAGCTGCACCATCATCCCCTTGATGAAGAGGGACCACAAAGACAACCTGGAGTTCTTCCTCACCAACCTTGGCAAGGTGCACCTCACAGG CATTGATGTCAACCCTAATGCCCTCTTCCCGCCTGTGGAGTTTCCGGCACCCCGAGGGACTCCTCTGATCTCCCCTCACATAAAGTGGGACCACAGTCAGACCTGGGATGTCCCAGCTGCTGAACACTTCCCCAGTGGCTCCAGTTCCTCCTCTGCTACGGTCTACAACATTG ATGCTGGTCCTGAGTCTCCCGACCACTACCTGGTCGACCACTGCATCGATAGCCGGGCCATCTTCCCTGCCACTGGCTACCTGTGCCTGGTGTGGAAGACACTGGCCCGCAGCCTGGGCCTGTCCCTTGAAGAGACTCCCGTGGTGTTTGAGGATGTCACCCTTCATCAGGCCACCATATTGCCCAAGACGG GGACTGTGTCTCTGGAGGTGCGGCTGCTGGAAGCCTCCCATGCCTTTGAAGTGTCTGACAGTAGCAACCTGATAGTGAGTG GAAAAGTGTACCAGTGGGAAGACCCTGACTCCAAGCTCTTCGACCACCCTGTAGCCCTGAGCGCCCCGgaatctgcccctgcctcccgctTGACCCAGACAGAGGTGTACAGGGAGCTGAGGCTGCGTGGCTATGATTATGGCCCTCACTTCCAGGGcatctttgaggccagccttaaaG GCGAACAGGGCAAGCTGCTCTGGAAAGACAACTGGGTGACCTTCCTGGACACCATGCTACAGATCTCCATTCTGGGTGACAGTCAGCAGAGTCTGCGGCTACCTACCCGAGTGACGTCCATCCACATTGATCCTGCGACCCACCTGCAGAAGGTGTACACGCTGGAGGGGGAAAATCAAG TGGCTGATGTGACGATGAGCCTCTGTCTGGGCAGCACGGTGTCTGGTGGGGTCCACATCTCAAGGCTACACACAACAGCAGCCCCACGgcggcagcaggaacagctggtTCCCACCTTGGAGAAGTTCATTTTCACACCCCACGTGGAGGCTGGGTGCCTGTCTGAGAGCCCTGCCCTGCAGAGGGAGCTGCAGCTGTGCAAGG ATCTGGCCCAGGCTCTGCAGACCAAGGCCACCCAGCAAGGACTGAAGATGGCAGCACCTGAGCTAGAGGACCCGTCACAGCATGGACTGTCTCGGCTGCTGGCAGCTGCTTGCCAGCTGCAGCTCAATGGGAACCTGCAGCTGGAGCTGGGCGAGGCGCTGGCCCAAGAAAGGTTCCTGCTGCCAGAAGACCCTCTGATCAGTGGTCTCCTTCACTCCCAGGCACTCAAGGCCTGCATAGACACAGCCCTGGAGAACTTGCCTAGCCTCAAGATGAAGGTGGTAGAG GTGCTGGCAGGAGAAGGTCACTTGTATTCCTACATCCCAGAACTGCTCAACACCCAGCCTATGCTACAACTGGAATATACAGCCACTGACCAGCATCCCCAGGCCCTACAGGATATTCAGACTAAGCTGCAGCAGTATGATGTTGCTCAGGACCAATGGAACCCTGAGGATCCTGCCCCCAGCAGCCTGGGTGCATTTGACCTTCTGGTTTGCAACTGTGCAGTGGCCAGGCTGGGCAACCCAGTCTCGGCCCTGAGCAACATGGTGGATGCCCTCAAGGAAGGTGGTTTCCTACTAATGCACACGGTGCTCAGAGGTCATTCCCTTGGGGAGATCTTGGCCAGCCTCCCCTCTGCTGTGCAGCCTGGGCCCAGCCTTCTAAGCCAG GAAGAGTGGGAGAGCCTGTTCTCAAAGAAGGGGCTGCGCCTAGTGGCCCTGAAGAAGTCATTCTACGGTACTGCGCTCTTCTTATACCGCCGAGCCACACCGCAGGACAACCCCCTCTTCCTGCCTGTGGAAGATACCAGCTTCCAGTGGGTGGACTCTCTGAAG AGCATTCTGGTCACATCATCCTCCCAGCCtgtgtggctcacagccatggATTGCCCCACCTCAGGTGTTGTAGGCTTGGTGAACTGTCTCCGCAAAGAGCCTGGTGGACACCGGATTCG GTGCATCTTGTTGTCCAACCTCAGCAGCACGTCTCATACCCCCAAGCTGGACCCTGGCTCTCCAGAGCTACGGAAGGTGCTAGAGACTGACCTGGTGATGAACGTGTACCGTGATGGGGCCTGGGGTGCCTTCCGCCACTTCCTGTTAGAGCAGG ACAAGCCCGAAGAGCAGACATCACATGCCTTCATAAATGTCCTTACCCGAGGAGACCTTGCCTCTATCCGCTGGGTCTGCTCTCCCCTGAAACATGCCCAGCCCGCCAGCCCCGGAGCGCAGCTCTGCACTGTCTACTATGCCTCGCTCAACTTCCGCGACATCATGCTTGCCACGGGCAAGCTGTCCCCAGATGCCATCCCAG GTAAATGGGCCAACCGGGACTGCATGCTGGGCATGGAGTTCTCAGGCCGTGATAGGGGTGGCCGGCGTGTGATGGGGCTGGTGCCCGCAGAGGGCCTGGCCACCTCCGTCCTGCTGTCACCGGACTTCCTCTGGGAAGTGCCCTCCAGCTG GACCCTGGAGGAGGCCGCCTCTGTGCCCGTCGTCTACACCACTGCCTACTACTCCCTGGTGGTGCGAGGACGTGTGCAGCGCGGAGAGACCGTGCTCATCCACTCGGGCTCCGGCGGGGTGGGCCAGGCCGCCATCTCCATCGCCCTCAGTCTGGGCTGCCGAGTCTTCACCACTGTGG GCTCAGCTGAGAAGCGAGCCTACCTCCAGGCCAGGTTCCCTCAGCTCGATGACACCAGCTTTGCTAATTCACGAGACACGTCATTCGAGCAGCACGTGTTACTGCACACCGGTGGCAAAG GGGTCGACCTGGTACTCAACTCCCTGGCAGAAgagaagctccaggccagtgtCCGGTGCCTCGCTCAGCATGGTCGCTTCCTAGAGATCGGCAAATTTGATCTTTCCAACAACCACCCCCTGG GCATGGCTATCTTCTTGAAGAATGTCACTTTCCACGGGATCCTGCTGGACGCACTTTTTGAGGAGAACAATGAGTCCTGGCGGGAGGTGGCAGCCCTGCTGCAAGCTGGCATCCGGGATGGGGTGGTGAAGCCCCTCAAGTGCACAGTGTTCCCCAAGACCCAGGTGGAGGATGCCTTCCGCTACATGGCTCAGGGGAGACACATTGGCAAAGTCGTTGTCCAG GTGCGGGAGGAGGAGCCAGAGACTGTGCTCCCAGGGGTTCAGCCCACCCTGATTTCTGCTATCGCCAAGACCTTCTGCCCAGCCCACAAGAGTTACATCATCACTGGTGGCTTAGGTGGCTTTGGTCTGGAGCTGGCCCGGTGGCTCGTGCTCCGGGGGGCCCAGAGGCTTGTGCTAACTTCCCGCTCTGGAATCCGCACAG GCTACCAAGCCAAGCAGGTTCGAGAGTGGAGGCGCCAGGGCGTACACGTGCTAGTGTCAACAAGCAATGCCAGCTCACTGGAGGGGGCCCGTGCTCTCATCACTGAAGCCACAAAGCTTGGGCCTGTTGGAGGTGTCTTCAACCTGGCCATG GTCCTGAGAGACGCTATGCTAGAGAACCAGACGCCAGAGCTCTTCCAGGATGTCAACAAGCCCAAATACAGTGGTACCCTGAACCTTGACAG GGCAACCCGGGAAGCCTGCCCTGAGCTGGACTACTTTGTGGCCTTCTCCTCGGTAAGCTGTGGACGTGGCAATGCTGGACAGACCAACTACGGCTTCGCCAACTCTGCCATGGAGCGCATATGCGAGCAGCGCCAGCACGATGGCCTCCCAG GCCTTGCCGTGCAGTGGGGTGCCATCGGTGATGTGGGCATCGTCCTGGAAGCGATGGGTACCAATGACACCGTCATCGGTGGCACGCTGCCACAGCGTATCGCCTCTTGCATGGAGGTGCTGGACCTCTTCCTGAACCAGCCTTATGCAGTCCTGAGTAGTTTTGTGTTGGCTGAGAAGAAAGCTGTGGCCCATGGTGGTGGCGAAGGCCAGCGGGATCTGGTGAAGGCTGTAGCACACATCCTAG GCATCCGAGACCTGGCAGGTGTTAACCTAGACAGCTCGCTGGCAGATCTTGGCCTGGACTCACTCATGGGTGTAGAAGTACGCCAGGTCCTGGAGCATGAACATAACCTGGTGCTGCCCATGCGCGAAGTGCGGCAACTCACGCTTCGGAAGCTGCAGGAACTGTCCTCCAAGACTGGCTCCGCGAGTG AGGCGACAGCCCCCAAGTCCAAGAACGACTCGGCCCTGAAGCCGGCCCAGCTGAACCTGAGCACCCTGCTGGTGAACCCCGAGGGCCCAACCCTCACTCGGCTCAATTCAGTGCAGAGTTCCGAGCGGCCTCTGTTCCTGGTGCACCCCATTGAAGGCTCCACCACTGTGTTCCACAACCTGGCTGCCAAGCTCAGTGTGCCTACCTATGGCCTGCAGTGCACCAAAG CGGCTCCCCTGGACAGCATCCCGAACCTGGCTGCCTACTACATCGACTGCATCAAGCAGGTGCAGCCCGAGGGGCCCTACCGAGTGGCTGGGTACTCCTTCGGGGCCTGCGTAGCCTTTGAGATGTGCTCTCAGCTTCAGGCCCAGCAGGGCCCGGCCCCCACCCACAACAGCCTCTTCCTGTTTGACGGCTCACACACCTTCGTGCTGGCCTACACCCAG AGCTATCGGGCAAAGATGACCCCAGGCTGTGAGGCCGAGGCCGAGGCTGAGGCCATATGCTTCTTCGTAAAGCAGTTCATTGATGCAGAGCACAACAAG ATGCTAGAGGCCCTGCTGCCCCTGAAAAGCCTGGAGGACCGGGTGACTGCTGCTGTTGACCTCATCACCAAAAGCCACCGCAGCCTGGACCGCCGCGAGCTGAGCTTTGCTGCCCTGTCCTTCTACCACAAGCTGCGGGCGGCCGACCAGTATAAACCCAAGGCCAAGTACCATGGCAATGTGACTCTGTTGCGTGCCAAGACAGGCGGTACTTACGGTGAGGATCTGGGTGCTGACTACAACCTCTCTCAG GTGTGCGACGGGAAGGTTTCTGTGCACATCATTGAGGGTGACCACCGCACGCTGCTAGAGGGCAGCGGCCTGGAGTCCATCATCAGCATCATCCACAGCTCCCTGGCTGAGCCTCGAGTGAGTGTACGGGAGGGCTAG